A stretch of Anaeromyxobacter dehalogenans 2CP-1 DNA encodes these proteins:
- a CDS encoding tyrosine-type recombinase/integrase codes for MAPSQEAAAPETCSPCGKATLWSKPIPRHVTFHGTRHSFGTAMVRRAGMAVAQKALRHSDVRLTIHTYGHLDDGDLRDGIAKAFGPG; via the coding sequence GTGGCGCCGAGCCAGGAGGCCGCCGCGCCCGAGACCTGCTCGCCCTGCGGCAAAGCGACGCTGTGGTCGAAGCCCATCCCGCGGCACGTCACGTTCCACGGCACGCGGCACAGCTTCGGGACCGCGATGGTCCGGCGCGCGGGCATGGCCGTGGCGCAGAAGGCTCTCCGCCACTCGGACGTCCGGCTCACGATCCACACGTACGGCCACTTGGACGACGGCGACCTGCGCGACGGCATCGCCAAGGCGTTCGGCCCCGGGTAG
- a CDS encoding glucose 1-dehydrogenase: MAKERNPDPRQAGAKPPYPKQQQETPGSEAGMRPRPDFGEQSYRGHGRLQDRVAIVTGGDSGIGRAVALAFAREGAHVVISYLSEHEDAEETRRVVEASGRTAALVAGDLSEDAQCARVVQAAIERFGRLDVLVNNAAFQGRAVQRFEDLDAERVARTFRVNVVAMFNLTRHALPHLKPGASIVNTTSIQAYHPNPQILDYAATKGAIRTFTQGLSKELAARGIRVNGVAPGPIWTPLIPQSFPDEKVEKHGESAPMERAGQPAEVAPVFVFLASDDARYVSGEIVGVTGGSPLA; the protein is encoded by the coding sequence ATGGCGAAGGAGCGGAACCCCGACCCGCGGCAGGCCGGCGCGAAGCCGCCCTACCCGAAGCAGCAGCAGGAGACGCCCGGCAGCGAGGCGGGGATGCGCCCGCGGCCGGACTTCGGCGAGCAGAGCTACCGCGGGCACGGGCGGCTGCAGGATCGCGTCGCCATCGTGACGGGCGGTGACAGCGGCATCGGCCGCGCCGTGGCGCTCGCGTTCGCGCGCGAGGGCGCGCACGTGGTGATCTCGTACCTGTCCGAGCACGAGGACGCCGAGGAGACGCGGCGCGTGGTGGAGGCGTCCGGGCGCACCGCGGCGCTGGTCGCCGGTGATCTCTCCGAGGACGCGCAGTGCGCGCGCGTGGTGCAGGCGGCCATCGAGCGCTTCGGGCGGCTGGACGTGCTCGTGAACAACGCCGCGTTCCAGGGGCGCGCCGTGCAGCGCTTCGAGGACCTCGACGCCGAGCGGGTGGCGCGCACCTTTCGCGTCAACGTCGTCGCCATGTTCAACCTCACCCGCCACGCCCTGCCCCACCTGAAGCCCGGCGCCTCGATCGTCAACACCACCTCGATCCAGGCCTACCACCCCAACCCGCAGATCCTGGACTACGCCGCCACCAAGGGCGCCATCCGCACGTTCACCCAGGGGCTCTCGAAGGAGCTCGCCGCGCGGGGGATCCGGGTGAACGGGGTCGCGCCCGGCCCGATCTGGACGCCGCTCATCCCGCAGTCGTTCCCGGACGAGAAGGTGGAGAAGCACGGCGAGAGCGCGCCCATGGAGCGCGCCGGCCAGCCGGCCGAGGTCGCGCCGGTGTTCGTGTTCCTCGCCTCCGACGACGCGCGGTACGTGAGCGGGGAGATCGTGGGGGTGACCGGGGGGTCGCCGCTGGCGTAG
- a CDS encoding CxxxxCH/CxxCH domain c-type cytochrome, with translation MASTHRAALAALALLTATAACDQARPTLGEADAGAEGDCTSCHGDATRTEASALLQAAPPRDAHGSASGPAVGAHQAHLHATAVSGPIACAECHAVPTQRLHSNGQVDLAFGALARAGGASPAFAGGTCSGVYCHGATLSGGSLTAPVWGSAGPLDCASCHGAPPPSHAAGATACATCHPGTVDADGTLNLAGGLHLNGVVDVNGAHPEGWSDPSQHGRAAKRDLSSCTACHGADYGGGTSGVSCNACHGGTAWQSNCTFCHGTKVAAYAAADLPKAAPPLGTQGETAVTDRAVGAHQKHLLATLSSPLACAECHAVPADLGHLDGAAQVTFGVAARRNGAAPAWNGTTCASTYCHGSTAGAAAPAPAWTSTAGTTCASCHLPQSGSGTSAYSGRHYLHVSSRGISCATCHGSGYTASAVVPATHVDGTRQLQPIVGWNAASRSCAPGCHGGETW, from the coding sequence ATGGCCTCGACCCACCGTGCGGCGCTCGCCGCGCTCGCCCTCCTCACCGCCACCGCCGCCTGCGACCAGGCTCGCCCGACGCTCGGCGAGGCCGACGCCGGCGCGGAGGGCGACTGCACCTCCTGCCACGGCGACGCGACCCGCACCGAGGCGAGCGCGCTGCTCCAGGCGGCTCCGCCGCGCGACGCCCACGGCAGCGCCAGCGGGCCGGCGGTCGGCGCGCACCAGGCCCACCTGCACGCGACCGCGGTCTCCGGGCCGATCGCCTGCGCCGAGTGCCACGCCGTGCCCACGCAGCGGCTCCACTCGAACGGCCAGGTGGACCTCGCCTTCGGCGCGCTCGCCCGGGCCGGCGGCGCGTCGCCGGCGTTCGCGGGCGGCACCTGCTCCGGCGTCTACTGCCACGGCGCGACGCTCTCCGGCGGGAGCCTCACCGCGCCGGTCTGGGGCAGCGCCGGGCCGCTGGACTGCGCGAGCTGCCACGGCGCGCCTCCGCCGTCGCACGCCGCCGGCGCCACCGCCTGCGCCACCTGCCACCCCGGCACCGTCGACGCCGACGGCACGCTGAACCTCGCCGGCGGACTGCACCTGAACGGCGTGGTGGACGTGAACGGCGCGCACCCCGAGGGCTGGTCGGATCCGTCGCAGCACGGCCGCGCCGCGAAGCGCGATCTCTCGAGCTGCACCGCCTGCCACGGCGCCGACTACGGCGGCGGGACCTCCGGCGTGTCCTGCAACGCCTGCCACGGCGGCACCGCCTGGCAGTCGAACTGCACCTTCTGCCACGGCACCAAGGTCGCGGCATACGCCGCCGCCGACCTGCCGAAGGCCGCGCCGCCGCTCGGCACGCAGGGCGAGACGGCCGTCACCGACCGCGCCGTCGGTGCGCACCAGAAGCACCTCCTCGCCACCCTGTCCTCGCCGCTCGCGTGCGCCGAGTGCCACGCCGTCCCCGCCGACCTCGGCCACCTCGACGGCGCCGCGCAGGTGACGTTCGGCGTCGCCGCCCGCCGGAACGGGGCCGCGCCGGCGTGGAACGGGACCACCTGCGCGTCCACCTACTGCCACGGCTCCACCGCGGGCGCCGCCGCACCGGCGCCGGCCTGGACCTCGACGGCCGGCACCACCTGCGCCTCCTGCCACCTGCCGCAGAGCGGGAGCGGAACGTCCGCTTACTCCGGGCGACACTACCTGCACGTCTCCAGCCGCGGGATCTCCTGCGCGACGTGCCACGGGTCCGGGTACACTGCGAGCGCCGTCGTGCCGGCCACCCACGTGGACGGGACGCGGCAATTGCAGCCCATCGTCGGCTGGAACGCGGCCTCCCGGAGCTGTGCGCCGGGGTGCCACGGCGGCGAGACCTGGTAG
- a CDS encoding HNH endonuclease: MRRPKISPSRALEATCVALRREVEGEREGQLRARGKSVAALPRGVGVLSAAAIASVREQHGHALSTGTCLAVIGFHFLATWRDAPGGPMTRSRRVRERDQGWCQVPRCSRNAAHAHHIDFRSHGGSDDPQNLVGLCAFHHLRCIHGGFLAVLGRAPGELCGCWAARCGPGHTGAARRGRDGPRRGGEMLMLLPSARGRAQAWAGAPRGRVTVNVVPWPGSLSSETEPPCARTISRTT, translated from the coding sequence TTGAGGAGACCGAAGATCTCCCCCTCGCGGGCGCTCGAGGCGACCTGCGTCGCGCTCCGCCGCGAGGTGGAGGGCGAGCGCGAGGGGCAGCTGCGTGCGCGGGGAAAGTCGGTCGCGGCCCTGCCGCGCGGGGTCGGGGTGCTGTCGGCGGCGGCGATCGCCTCCGTCCGGGAGCAGCACGGGCACGCCCTCTCCACCGGAACGTGCCTGGCGGTCATCGGCTTCCACTTCCTCGCGACCTGGCGCGATGCACCGGGGGGCCCAATGACGCGTTCGCGGCGGGTTCGGGAGCGGGATCAGGGCTGGTGCCAGGTGCCGCGCTGCAGCCGGAACGCGGCGCACGCGCACCACATCGACTTCCGCTCGCACGGCGGCAGCGATGACCCGCAGAACCTGGTCGGCCTCTGCGCCTTCCACCACCTGCGCTGCATCCACGGCGGCTTCCTCGCGGTGCTGGGGCGCGCGCCGGGGGAGCTGTGTGGCTGCTGGGCTGCGAGGTGTGGACCGGGCCACACCGGCGCGGCGCGGCGCGGACGCGACGGACCGCGCCGCGGCGGCGAGATGCTGATGCTGCTGCCTTCGGCTCGCGGCCGTGCTCAGGCCTGGGCCGGCGCGCCGCGGGGCAGGGTGACGGTGAACGTGGTGCCATGGCCCGGCTCGCTCTCGAGCGAGACCGAGCCGCCGTGCGCGCGGACGATCTCGCGGACCACGTAG
- a CDS encoding NYN domain-containing protein codes for MRREHSDQRIALFIDFENLVTRTGLSAETFDLQPALDTLLEKGKVVYRRAYADWTRFSAATPRLHEKGVELVDVPPSTRAGKNGADMRLVIDALELAYLREHIDTFVIASGDSDFCPLAYKLRENDRTVIGMAVREATSPLFVKACDEFIYLRPGSRRRAEGGGKEKAERAKEKVAAVVPEVAREATAAILGRAAGPVNPSAIKAAIVRRQPDFDEREHGFSSFNRMLEAMETEGLLRREQGAKGQWYVVPAA; via the coding sequence ATGCGCCGCGAGCACAGCGATCAGCGGATCGCGCTCTTCATCGACTTCGAGAACCTCGTCACCCGCACCGGCCTCTCGGCCGAGACGTTCGACCTGCAGCCCGCGCTCGACACCCTGCTCGAGAAGGGGAAGGTCGTGTACCGCCGGGCGTACGCCGACTGGACGCGCTTCTCCGCCGCCACCCCGCGCCTCCACGAGAAGGGCGTCGAGCTGGTGGACGTGCCGCCCTCGACGCGCGCCGGGAAGAACGGCGCCGACATGCGCCTCGTCATCGACGCGCTCGAGCTCGCCTACCTGCGCGAGCACATCGACACGTTCGTGATCGCGTCCGGCGACTCCGACTTCTGCCCCCTCGCCTACAAGCTGCGCGAGAACGACCGCACCGTGATCGGGATGGCGGTGCGGGAGGCGACCAGCCCCCTGTTCGTGAAGGCGTGCGACGAGTTCATCTACCTGCGCCCGGGCAGCCGCCGCCGCGCGGAGGGCGGCGGCAAGGAGAAGGCCGAGCGGGCCAAGGAGAAGGTCGCCGCGGTCGTCCCCGAGGTCGCGCGCGAGGCCACCGCCGCCATCCTGGGGCGGGCCGCCGGGCCGGTGAACCCGTCCGCCATCAAGGCCGCCATCGTGCGCCGCCAGCCCGACTTCGACGAGCGCGAGCACGGGTTCTCGTCCTTCAACCGGATGCTGGAGGCCATGGAGACCGAGGGCCTGCTCCGCCGCGAGCAGGGCGCCAAGGGGCAGTGGTACGTGGTCCCCGCGGCCTAG
- a CDS encoding DUF1015 domain-containing protein, translating to MATLRPFRALRPPAALAAQVASPPYDVVSTKEARALAAGNADSFLRVSRPEIDLPEGVDEHSDPVYAKGRENLDELVRRGVLRADSEPRFYVYAQRMGEHRQTGLVACASVDEYDRDVIKKHEKTRADKEDDRVRHIDTLSAHDEPVFLTYRAVPDIDAAIEEVKRAAPEYDLVTPDGVAHQLWVVPPALGARIEQLFGGVPALYVADGHHRSAAASRVHAARRGQPGEHDGFLAVVFPHDQMQILAYNRLVRDPQRRSPDALLEALRQVLDLEPAKDPRPDHPLAFGVYLGGRWWHAHVRKGSFDAADPVKALDCSIAQDQLLEPLFGIRDPRTSKDVDFVGGIRGHQELERRVNEEGWSLALHLFPTRIEQLIAVSDAGKLMPPKSTWFEPKLRSGLFVHSF from the coding sequence ATGGCCACGCTCCGCCCGTTCCGCGCCCTGCGCCCGCCCGCCGCCCTCGCCGCCCAGGTCGCCTCGCCGCCGTACGACGTCGTCTCCACGAAGGAGGCGCGCGCGCTCGCCGCCGGGAACGCCGACAGCTTCCTGCGCGTGTCGCGGCCGGAGATCGACCTGCCGGAGGGCGTGGACGAGCACTCCGACCCGGTCTACGCGAAGGGGCGCGAGAACCTCGACGAGCTGGTGCGCCGCGGCGTGCTGCGCGCCGACTCGGAGCCGCGCTTCTACGTGTACGCGCAGCGGATGGGCGAGCACCGGCAGACCGGCCTGGTGGCGTGCGCGTCGGTGGACGAGTACGACCGCGACGTCATCAAGAAGCACGAGAAGACGCGCGCCGACAAGGAGGACGACCGCGTCCGCCACATCGACACGCTGTCGGCGCACGACGAGCCGGTGTTCCTCACCTACCGCGCGGTGCCGGACATCGACGCGGCGATCGAGGAGGTGAAGCGCGCCGCGCCCGAGTACGACCTCGTCACGCCGGACGGCGTCGCCCACCAGCTCTGGGTGGTCCCCCCGGCGCTCGGCGCCCGCATCGAGCAGCTCTTCGGCGGCGTGCCCGCGCTCTACGTGGCCGACGGCCACCACCGGTCCGCCGCCGCCTCGCGCGTCCACGCGGCGCGCCGCGGCCAGCCCGGCGAGCACGACGGGTTCCTCGCGGTGGTGTTCCCGCACGACCAGATGCAGATCCTCGCCTACAACCGCCTGGTGCGCGACCCGCAGCGGCGCTCGCCCGACGCGCTGCTCGAGGCGCTGCGCCAGGTGCTCGACCTCGAGCCCGCGAAGGACCCGCGCCCCGATCACCCGCTCGCGTTCGGCGTGTACCTGGGCGGCCGCTGGTGGCACGCCCACGTCCGCAAGGGCAGCTTCGATGCCGCCGATCCGGTGAAGGCGCTCGACTGCTCCATCGCGCAGGACCAGCTGCTCGAGCCGCTGTTCGGCATCCGCGATCCGCGCACCTCGAAGGACGTCGACTTCGTCGGCGGCATCCGAGGTCACCAGGAGCTGGAGCGCCGGGTGAACGAGGAGGGCTGGTCGCTCGCGCTGCACCTGTTCCCCACGCGCATCGAGCAGCTCATCGCGGTGTCCGACGCGGGCAAGCTCATGCCGCCGAAGAGCACCTGGTTCGAGCCGAAGCTGCGCTCGGGGCTGTTCGTCCATTCTTTCTAA
- a CDS encoding CxxxxCH/CxxCH domain c-type cytochrome, with protein sequence MRSARLTPLVLTLALLAACSARKVEESAEAGTSCTRCHGGVDNLTGAPPRDAHGSLTGPKVGAHTAHLGAGVACETCHKVPSSVDDPDHIGPDTIKVRFGQAAKLNGAAPTYAAGTGTLGGTCSSTYCHGSTLFAGGTTPNPSWNQPKPTAAERCQACHGNPPPSHSALATNCFQCHSDSVDANQEIKPGGKHVDGHVDIVALTACAGCHGDPSRTQDSPLVRAAPPVDTQGNVSGARVGAHLAHLRDGPLAKAFACSQCHVVPTDSAHASNGAPVVTFGPLASLNATPSYANGTCSGVYCHGGGTTPIGGGGLNVAPTWTQGTAGATCGSCHALVPPSPHPSIDRNGAPLGSLPQCSQCHPGTVNPDGSMFVANGLHVNGVVDQNVHPAGWLAPAGTQQPHGLAANFHDPAYPRGLGDCRTCHGADLNGGPGAGASCNACHAANGQQAWQTSCTFCHGEPNRAQLAAAPPVDSQGHVAPSERGVGAHQTHLFGKQPTGAISNGVACGACHDGQPYADIAHVNGTVAVALKTPGGAAAGTFDAGAGTCASTYCHGGFRGGKAATPAWTATSVDCGSCHASQTGTDLSDAHATHVGTFKLSCGVCHSAAYAPGATPPTADEVLHVNGVVDVAAPVNYDRATHGCTVACHGPDRAWY encoded by the coding sequence ATGCGCTCCGCTCGACTCACCCCGCTCGTCCTGACCCTCGCACTGCTCGCCGCCTGCTCGGCCCGCAAGGTGGAGGAGTCGGCCGAGGCGGGCACCAGCTGCACGCGCTGCCACGGCGGCGTGGACAACCTGACCGGCGCGCCGCCGCGCGACGCCCACGGCAGCCTGACGGGCCCGAAGGTCGGTGCGCACACCGCCCACCTCGGCGCCGGCGTCGCCTGCGAGACCTGCCACAAGGTGCCGTCGTCGGTGGACGACCCGGACCACATCGGCCCCGACACCATCAAGGTCCGGTTCGGCCAGGCCGCGAAGCTGAACGGCGCGGCCCCGACGTACGCCGCCGGCACCGGGACGCTCGGCGGCACCTGCTCGAGCACGTACTGCCACGGCAGCACGCTGTTCGCGGGCGGCACCACGCCGAACCCGTCCTGGAACCAGCCGAAGCCCACCGCGGCGGAGCGCTGCCAGGCGTGCCACGGCAACCCGCCGCCCAGCCACAGCGCGCTCGCCACCAACTGCTTCCAGTGCCACTCCGACTCGGTGGACGCGAACCAGGAGATCAAGCCCGGCGGCAAGCACGTGGACGGCCACGTGGACATCGTGGCCCTGACCGCCTGCGCGGGCTGCCACGGCGACCCGAGCCGCACGCAGGACTCGCCGCTCGTCCGCGCCGCGCCGCCGGTGGACACGCAGGGCAACGTCAGCGGCGCCCGCGTCGGCGCGCACCTCGCGCACCTGCGCGACGGCCCGCTCGCCAAGGCGTTCGCGTGCAGCCAGTGCCACGTGGTCCCGACCGACTCCGCGCACGCGTCGAACGGCGCGCCGGTGGTCACCTTCGGCCCGCTCGCGTCGCTGAACGCGACCCCGAGCTACGCGAACGGCACCTGCAGCGGCGTCTACTGCCACGGCGGCGGCACCACGCCCATCGGCGGCGGCGGCCTGAACGTCGCGCCGACCTGGACGCAGGGGACCGCCGGCGCGACCTGCGGCAGCTGCCACGCGCTCGTGCCGCCCTCGCCGCACCCGTCGATCGATCGCAACGGCGCGCCGCTCGGCTCGCTGCCGCAGTGCTCGCAGTGCCACCCCGGCACCGTGAACCCGGACGGCTCGATGTTCGTGGCGAACGGCCTGCACGTGAACGGCGTGGTGGACCAGAACGTCCACCCGGCCGGCTGGCTCGCGCCGGCGGGCACGCAGCAGCCCCACGGCCTGGCCGCGAACTTCCACGACCCGGCGTATCCGCGCGGCCTCGGCGACTGCCGGACCTGCCACGGCGCCGACCTGAACGGTGGCCCCGGCGCCGGCGCGTCCTGCAACGCCTGCCACGCCGCGAACGGCCAGCAGGCGTGGCAGACGAGCTGCACCTTCTGCCACGGGGAGCCGAACCGGGCGCAGCTCGCGGCGGCGCCGCCGGTGGACAGCCAGGGTCACGTGGCGCCGTCGGAGCGCGGCGTCGGCGCGCACCAGACGCACCTGTTCGGCAAGCAGCCCACCGGCGCGATCAGCAACGGCGTCGCCTGCGGCGCGTGCCACGACGGGCAGCCCTACGCCGACATCGCGCACGTGAACGGCACGGTGGCGGTGGCGCTCAAGACCCCGGGCGGCGCCGCGGCCGGCACGTTCGACGCCGGCGCCGGGACCTGCGCGTCCACCTACTGCCACGGCGGGTTCCGCGGCGGGAAGGCCGCCACCCCGGCATGGACCGCCACCTCGGTGGACTGCGGCAGCTGCCACGCGTCGCAGACCGGCACCGACCTCAGCGACGCGCACGCGACGCACGTCGGCACGTTCAAGCTCTCGTGCGGCGTCTGCCACTCCGCCGCGTACGCGCCCGGCGCCACGCCGCCCACCGCGGACGAGGTGCTGCACGTGAACGGCGTGGTCGACGTGGCCGCGCCGGTCAACTATGACCGGGCCACGCACGGCTGCACCGTCGCCTGCCACGGTCCGGATCGCGCCTGGTACTGA